A portion of the Fulvia fulva chromosome 1, complete sequence genome contains these proteins:
- a CDS encoding Adenylyl-sulfate kinase — protein sequence MATNITWHDGLSRKERSELRKQKGATVWFTGLSASGKSTIATALEQHLLHLGLQTYRLDGDNVRFGLNKDLGFSPKDREENIRRIAEVAKLFADSTTIALTSFISPYKADRELARKLHADTINTDSPLPFIEVFVDIPVEEAEKRDPKGLYKKARAGEIKEFTGISAPYEAPEKPEIHIHSEKTSVEEAVVIITKYLEDNGLLKA from the exons ATGGCAAC CAACATCACATGGCACGATGGTCTGTCCCGCAAGGAGCGTAGCGAGCTCCGCAAGCAGAAGGGCGCGACCGTCTGGTTCACTGGTCTCTCTGCCTCTGGCAAGTCAACCATTGCAACAGCTCTCGAACAGCACCTTCTCCACCTTGGTCTGCAGACATACAGACTCGACGGCGACAATGTTCGATTCGGCTTGAACAAAGACCTTGGCTTCTCACCCAAGGATCGTGAGGAGAACATTCGCCGAATTGCAGAG GTCGCCAAACTCTTCGCCGACTCCACAACAATCGCCCTCACCTCCTTCATCTCGCCCTACAAAGCCGACCGTGAGCTCGCCCGCAAGCTCCACGCCGATACGATCAACACCGACTCCCCACTGCCCTTCATCGAGGTCTTCGTCGACATTCCCGTAGAGGAGGCAGAGAAGCGCGATCCTAAGGGTCTCTACAAGAAGGCACGAGCTGGCGAGATTAAGGAGTTCACAGGTATTAGTGCTCCTTACGAGGCACCAGAGAAGCCGGAGATTCATATACATTCCGAGAAGACTAGCGTTGAGGAGGCCGTTGTGATCATCACAAAGTACTTGGAGGACAATGGGTTGCTCAAGGCATAG
- a CDS encoding Interferon-induced GTP-binding protein Mx1: MSISLHLGHYAHPFVNDFVVASYETRRQICHTNSSSIYFHPPPPPPNDIHLPPTTPPQLDDMRSRVKQERVQDNDDSGGLLPPPPPATTPATTMAMRASTPISIASTTPAPAEDQRSSSAIVTPGNDEDITMANMDASATASVMEQMGTPARQLIHAIQRLEALNIDATLESVPKFVVIGDQSAGKSSVIEAICDIQLPRNEGTCTRCPYQISTTSSGPDGSWSCKISIVKKYAYRPEIRAGHNGASFNRWGDQETQVFEFVTLHSKQDLEVALCRAQLAVLNPHQDPQSFRNVPIKRGHVHAQKVGFSPNIISLDIAAPNLPDLSFYDLPGAINTMGDESQEFLVEFVETLLKRYIQDEEAHIVLACAANQDLEVSTALRFLRQCKATQRALGVLTKPDLVDATPGKIKFFDDLLHGKQYKLGGGWFVTRQLSQKELNGEHALTHEQARQIEANFFAAGAWSTTLGAYANRFGIPNLQHCISRELTDDIVRKLPTIVARVQGRLSSLNDELAMFPEQAAPQTASLTVITEIDRVKTAIIAQINADSNISTFRNDYREMYRNLGKRLRNLKPEVVWVTPGYTKPSIAVDSDEEEGTPCKRSRTNNGHRAVSAAPGSSGRAVRRTPASSSSSQQTSSRPGKTIFRLNEVKKRFDSSPGGDIPDQVSDSVVKSLSVEPVAAWGNLTNGLIKQIRTAFSQMLENAINNSLAQRSTTELYRRTVEITNALFEEHLQEVTDFVCRLVASECHRAMTYNPLISQKRAAYETENLRLRREQRVEEYFETLDAEGRKVPNIPEQKKKADDIAWVTANLGIDQYEREVKALATPLAYYEIASAGLVDTIAKQFECGLMYSYEDRLQRKLLEELRATTDPEYCVSLLAEDPEREARREELLAERVKLEKALAELKALPGAHT; encoded by the exons ATGAGCATTTCGTTACATCTTGGCCATTACGCTCATCCCTTCGTCAACGACTTTGTGGTAGCATCGTACGAAACTCGAAGGCAGATCTGCCACACTAACTCAAG CTCCATATATTTTCAcccgccgccgccgccacCGAACGACATCCACCTACCACCGACAACACCTCCGCAGCTCGACGACATGCGCAGCCGGGTGAAGCAAGAACGAGTCCAAGATAACGACGACTCAGGCGGACTCTTACCACCGCCACCACCGGCCACTACACCGGCTACGACGATGGCAATGCGTGCTAGCACGCCTATCAGCATTGCCTCTACAACACCAGCGCCAGCGGAAGATCAACGCTCCTCGTCCGCTATCGTCACGCCCGGCAACGACGAGGACATCACCATGGCTAACATGGATGCTTCCGCCACTGCGTCCGTTATGGAGCAGATGGGGACTCCAGCTCGGCAACTCATACATGCCATACAACGTCTCGAAGCTCTCAACATCGACGCCACCCTCGAGTCTGTTCCGAAGTTCGTGGTTATTGGGGACCAGAGTGCTG GCAAGTCATCGGTCATTGAGGCCATTTGTGATATCCAGCTTCCACGCAACGAAGGTACCTGCACCCGCTGCCCATACCAGATCAGCACAACCTCCTCCGGCCCCGATGGCTCCTGGTCATGCAAGATCTCCATCGTCAAGAAGTATGCCTACCGTCCTGAGATACGTGCTGGACACAACGGTGCCAGCTTCAACCGCTGGGGGGACCAGGAGACGCAAGTCTTTGAGTTCGTGACACTGCACAGCAAACAGGACTTGGAGGTCGCGTTGTGCCGGGCTCAACTTGCGGTCCTGAACCCGCACCAAGATCCTCAGTCCTTCCGGAACGTTCCCATCAAGCGTGGCCATGTTCACGCACAGAAAGTGGGCTTCTCACCGAATATCATCAGCCTGGACATAGCTGCCCCGAACCTGCCCGATCTGAGCTTCTACGACCTGCCAGGTGCTATCAATACCATGGGTGACGAGTCTCAGGAGTTCCTTGTCGAGTTTGTTGAG ACGCTATTGAAGAGATACATCCAAGACGAAGAAGCGCATATCGTCCTCGCTTGCGCTGCGAACCAAGATCTTGAAGTGTCCACAGCTCTTCGGTTCCTTCGTCAGTGCAAGGCCACCCAGCGGGCGCTAGGTGTGCTCACGAAGCCAGACCTGGTAGACGCCACGCCAGGGAAAATCAAGTTCTTCGATGACCTTCTTCACGGCAAGCAGTACAAACTCGGAGGCGGATGGTTCGTCACGAGACAGCTCTCACAGAAGGAGCTCAATGGTGAGCATGCTTTGACGCATGAGCAAGCTCGTCAGATCGAGGCAAACTTTTTCGCTGCAGGGGCATGGAGCACAACTTTGGGAGCATACGCCAACCGATTCGGCATCCCGAATTTGCAGCACTGCATCTCGCGGGAGTTGACCGACGATATCGTCCGCAAGTTGCCAACAATTGTTGCGCGTGTGCAAGGCCGGCTGTCCTCTCTGAACGACGAATTGGCCATGTTCCCCGAGCAGGCCGCTCCGCAGACAGCCTCACTGACAGTGATCACGGAGATCGATCGGGTCAAGACGGCCATCATCGCCCAAATCAACGCTGATAGCAACATCAGCACCTTTCGCAACGACTATCGAGAAATGTACCGCAATCTTGGAAAGAGGCTGCGCAACCTCAAGCCTGAAGTCGTATGGGTCACGCCGGGCTACACAAAGCCGTCCATTGCTGTCGACAGCGACGAAGAAGAGGGGACTCCTTGTAAGCGGAGTCGAACAAACAATGGCCATCGCGCAGTTAGCGCGGCACCTGGCAGCTCCGGTAGGGCTGTGCGTCGAACTCCCGCCAGCTCCAGCTCCTCGCAGCAAACCTCATCACGTCCCGGAAAGACCATCTTCCGACTCAACGAGGTCAAAAAGAGATTCGACTCCAGTCCAGGTGGTGACATTCCAGACCAAGTTAGCGACTCCGTGGTGAAGAGCCTATCGGTGGAGCCTGTCGCTGCGTGGGGCAATCTGACAAACGGTCTTATCAAGCAGATTCGTACGGCCTTTTCTCAGATGTTGGAGAATGCTATCAACAATTCTCTTGCGCAGAGGAGCACGACCGAGCTATACCGCCGCACCGTCGAGATCACCAACGCGCTCTTCGAAGAACACCTCCAGGAAGTCACAGACTTTGTCTGCCGCCTGGTGGCAAGTGAGTGCCATCGCGCGATGACCTACAATCCACTAATCTCTCAGAAGAGGGCGGCATACGAAACTGAAAACCTTAGGCTACGCCGCGAGCAGCGCGTTGAGGAGTACTTCGAGACACTCGACGCTGAAGGTCGAAAAGTGCCCAACATTCCCGAGCAGAAGAAGAAAGCCGACGACATCGCGTGGGTGACCGCCAACCTCGGAATCGACCAGTACGAGCGTGAGGTCAAAGCTTTGGCAACCCCGTTGGCATACTACGAGATTGCTTCAGCTGGCCTGGTCGACACCATCGCCAAGCAGTTTGAGTGCGGCCTCATGTACTCGTACGAGGATCGTCTTCAACGCAAGCTGCTGGAGGAGCTGCGGGCTACGACAGACCCGGAGTACTGCGTGTCCCTGCTCGCTGAGGATCCTGAGCGCGAAGCCAGACGTGAGGAGTTGCTGGCAGAACGAGTCAAGCTGGAGAAAGCCTTAGCTGAGCTTAAAGCTTTGCCGGGTGCTCATACTTGA
- a CDS encoding V-type proton ATPase subunit C: MPAQTFFLVSLPTSISPSGQRDEALTALRSGVNANDGTTYPFAIPEFKIGTLDALVQQADDLAKLDQGCRGVVDKVADSLRSLLEGDDEKLQEQKVVNDKPVENYLQSFQWNKVKYRADKPIVELIDTLQKEVAAVDNDVKSKFSQYNTTKTNLASTQRGQTGNLSQKSLTSVINPDTLLKPDDSEYLQQQLVAVPSQLVKDFLKTYESIAPMVVPRSAQLLAKDDEFQLYVVTVFKKHSAEFVHKCREHRWTPRDMKFTDGGREAEEQELRKLEKEERRVWGEALRLGRTGYSDAVMGWIHVLTLRVFVETVLRYGLPLAYVCGLIKTDSKRAKKAKASLDGKFADLGGNAMSKDKKGRPKQDDSSMQQEMAGAGLGGDQGFEPYVFYEFEVI; this comes from the exons ATGCCAGCCCAGACCTTCTTCCTCGTGTCACTGCCAACATCAATATCACCCTCTGGCCAACGAGACGAAGCTCTCACAGCTCTGCGGTCCGGTGTGAATGCCAACGATGGCACTACATATCCCTTCGCCATACCCGAATTCAAGATCGGCACTCTCGATGCGTTAGTACAGCAAGCAGATGACCTGGCGAAGCTCGACCAAGGCTGCAGAGGGGTAGTAGACAAGGTTGCAGACTCGCTGCGATCACTACTGGAGGGCGATGATGAGAAGCTTCAGGAACAGAAGGTGGTGAACGACA AGCCTGTTGAGAACTATCTCCAATCCTTCCAGTGGAACAAGGTCAAATACCGCGCCGACAAACCCATCGTCGAGCTCATTGACACTCTGCAAAAGGAGGTTGCTGCGGTGGACAACGATGTCAAGTCCAAGTTCAGCCAGTACAACACCACAAAGACCAACCTAGCCTCGACGCAACGAGGTCAGACTGGCAACCTATCACAGAAGTCATTGACATCAGTGATAAATCCCGATACATTGCTGAAGCCAGACGACTCGGAATATCTCCAACAACAGCTTGTGGCAGTACCTTCACAGCTGGTCAAGGACTTCCTCAAGACATACGAATCGATAGCGCCAATGGTAGTACCTCGCTCGGCACAACTACTTGCCAAGGACGACGAGTTCCAGCTTTACGTGGTCACTGTTTTCAAAAAGCACAGCGCCGAGTTTGTACACAAATGCAGAGAACACAGATGGACACCTCGAGACATGAAGTTCACAGATGGCGGTCGGGAAGCAGAGGAACAGGAGCTACGAAAGCTGGAGAAGGAGGAGAGGAGGGTCTGGGGCGAGGCGCTGAGACTTGGACGAACAGGATACAGTGATGCGGTAATGGGTTGGATACACGTCCTGACGCTTCGGGTGTTTGTGGAAACCGTCCTCAGATACGGCCTGCCGCTTGCTTATGTATGCGGACTAATCAAG ACCGACTCGAAACGTGCGAAGAAAGCCAAAGCATCCCTCGATGGCAAGTTCGCTGATCTTGGCGGCAACGCAATGAGTAAGGACAAGAAGGGTCGGCCCAAGCAAGATGATTCCAGCATGCAACAAGAGATGGCGGGAGCAGGCTTGGGAGGCGACCAAGGATTCGAGCCATATGTGTTCTACGAGTTTGAGGTCATATAG
- a CDS encoding Alcohol dehydrogenase 2 — protein sequence MTSISIPEKQTVALVRKLGGPVEFVEDYPVQLPGRDEVLAKVLYTGVCQSDMHTARGTAAGAVGKPITAIKLPRIGGHEGVGRLVALGPGIADRDPSIHLGALVGIRFSSRICRRCTYCLAGTEQYCQGVGDLKPTNHLHHEDGAFQQYVCLDAGYLTILPSEADPVVTAPTLCAGLTAYKAVKNAEISPGETVVVLGTGGGLGQYAVQYSRTRGARVIGVDTGKAKQELVASFGVQFVDFKEVPDIVAEIRRLIPGDAHAVIVAAGSSTAFAQAASMLRTRGTMCLIGIPPGGGQILTSVAEIVIKGLNIKGNLVGSLAESLEAVQLVRDGLVKPKVYVRPFRDLPAVYEELESGDIAGRVVLKIGDDPGLYPV from the exons ATGACTTCCATCAGTATACCAGAGAAGCAGACCGTGGCGCTTGTTAGAAAGCTTGGCGGGCCTGTTGAGTTTGTTGAAGACTATCCTGTGCAGTTGCCCGGACGCGATGAAGTGCTGGCCAAGGTCCTGTACACTGGTGTCTGTCAGAGTG ACATGCAC ACAGCCCGTGGCACAGCGGCCGGCGCAGTCGGCAAACCCATCACAGCAATCAAGCTGCCTCGCATTGGTGGCCACGAAGGTGTAGGCCGACTAGTCGCTTTGGGCCCAGGCATCGCAGATCGCGATCCATCGATCCATCTTGGAGCGCTGGTTGGGATCCGCTTCTCCAGCAGGATTTGTCGCAGATGTACTTACTGTCTTGCTGGCACGGAGCAGTATTGCCAAGGCGTAGGAGACTTGAAGCCTACGAATCATCTTCATCATGAGGACGGTGCTTTCCAGCAATACGTGTGTCTGGATGCGGGCTATCTGACGATCTTGCCATCGGAAGCGGACCCTGTGGTGACGGCGCCGACGCTTTGTGCAGGTCTTACGGCGTACAAAGCTGTTAAGAATGCGGAGATAAGTCCTGGAGA AACAGTTGTCGTGCTAGGCACAGGAGGCGGCCTTGGCCAATATGCTG TGCAGTATAGCCGCACTCGCGGGGCGAGGGTCATAGGCGTCGATACAGGGAAGGCAAAGCAAGAGCTTGTAGCCTCGTTCGGTGTCCAATTCGTCGAC TTCAAAGAAGTCCCTGACATCGTAGCAGAGATCAGACGCCTTATCCCTGGTGATGCTCACGCTGTTATAGTCGCAGCAGGCTCATCCACAGCCTTTGCACAGGCGGCTTCCATGCTTCGTACTCGCGGCACGATGTGTCTGATCGGAATACCTCCAGGCGGCGGACAGATTCTGACATCAGTGGCCGAGATTGTGATCAAAGGGCTGAACATCAAGGGCAATCTGGTCGGAAGTCTGGCAGAGAGTTTAGAGGCTGTGCAATTGGTGCGTGACGGGTTAGTGAAGCCCAAGGTGTACGTGAGGCCTTTTCGAGATCTGCCTGCGGTGTATGAAGAGCTGGAGAGCGGCGATATCGCTGGCCGGGTTGTGCTGAAGATCGGCGACGATCCAGGACTTTATCCTGTGTGA
- a CDS encoding putative aminomethyltransferase, mitochondrial — MSGNKAVSQLVRPLRQSLRVTQSCRRGLPSTCTRALSCKPLRQPGQKEVQTKTLSNALFQQRRAQSSNATPAPKFFTEANPGRTALYDLHVQHGAKMVSFGGYEMPVQYSDLSVGESHHWTREKASLFDVGHMVQYHVEGPGAEAFLESITPAGLKEMKAGTSSLSALLHPQTGGIIDDCIITRLEDGPQHRFYVVTNAGCRDKDYKFLSSAIENWDNIVNPVASLRHVESDGQPYGLVAIQGPLSSEILQSALAKACKVDVGQWYFGSMHYITLGLPSGESLPIVASRGGYTGEDGFELSIHPSQTVAVTKHLLETATPEKLRFAGLGARDSLRLEAGMCLYGHDLDDTTTPVEAGLGWIIGKSRRSGELASFNGAETIIPQLTPKSKGGAGVSRRRVGLTVEGAPAREGAEIVDADGNVIGKITSGCPSPTMKKNIAMGYIKDGMHKSGTKVQVAVRGKKRNAVVTKMPFVPSKYYKEEKGAYIG; from the coding sequence ATGTCGGGCAACAAAGCTGTATCACAGCTAGTACGCCCGTTGCGACAAAGCCTCAGAGTCACGCAATCTTGTCGAAGAGGTCTACCTTCGACATGCACCAGAGCACTCTCTTGCAAGCCACTAAGGCAGCCAGGCCAAAAAGAAGTCCAGACCAAGACTCTCTCCAATGCGTTATTCCAACAACGAAGAGCTCAAAGCTCTAACGCAACTCCAGCACCAAAGTTCTTCACGGAGGCCAACCCGGGCCGGACAGCACTGTATGATCTTCACGTCCAACATGGCGCCAAGATGGTGTCTTTTGGTGGCTACGAAATGCCTGTGCAATATTCGGATCTTTCCGTGGGAGAAAGCCACCACTGGACTCGCGAGAAGGCCTCCCTCTTCGATGTGGGCCACATGGTACAGTACCATGTCGAAGGCCCTGGTGCAGAGGCGTTCCTGGAATCAATTACACCCGCCGGACTCAAGGAGATGAAGGCCGGCACCTCCTCGCTCTCTGCTCTATTGCATCCACAGACTGGCGGTATCATTGACGACTGCATTATCACCCGCCTGGAAGATGGGCCACAGCATCGATTCTACGTTGTGACCAACGCTGGCTGCAGAGACAAAGACTACAAGTTTCTATCTTCAGCCATCGAGAACTGGGACAACATTGTCAACCCAGTCGCAAGCCTACGACATGTGGAAAGTGATGGCCAGCCATACGGTCTCGTGGCGATCCAGGGACCTTTGTCCTCGGAGATATTGCAATCTGCCTTAGCCAAGGCCTGCAAAGTGGACGTTGGACAGTGGTACTTCGGAAGCATGCACTACATCACTCTCGGTCTTCCTTCGGGTGAAAGCCTACCCATTGTTGCCAGCAGGGGTGGCTACACCGGCGAAGACGGATTTGAGCTCTCAATCCACCCATCACAGACAGTCGCAGTCACCAAGCATCTCTTAGAAACAGCGACTCCAGAGAAACTTCGCTTCGCAGGCCTTGGCGCACGAGACAGTCTACGACTCGAGGCGGGAATGTGCTTGTATGGCCACGATCTGGACGACACGACAACGCCCGTGGAAGCAGGTCTCGGCTGGATCATTGGCAAGTCGAGACGCTCCGGCGAGCTTGCCAGCTTCAATGGCGCAGAGACTATTATCCCGCAGCTCACCCCCAAGTCCAAGGGTGGCGCGGGTGTGTCGCGACGCCGTGTAGGTCTTACGGTCGAAGGTGCTCCAGCACGAGAGGGCGCTGAGATTGTCGATGCTGACGGCAATGTCATTGGCAAAATCACCTCTGGATGCCCATCACCGACTATGAAGAAGAACATCGCGATGGGCTACATCAAGGATGGCATGCACAAGTCTGGCACCAAGGTTCAGGTTGCGGTCAGGGGCAAGAAGCGTAACGCGGTCGTGACAAAGATGCCTTTTGTGCCATCGAAGTATTACAAGGAAGAGAAGGGTGCTTACATCGGCTGA
- a CDS encoding Signal recognition particle receptor subunit alpha codes for MYLVNSFSTACIRSQRDCSSIKTATMLDAFEIITTSGIVLWRKHYAPVSSNVVNSLINHVFIEERQKPAAAVEGATTAPAYRKDKYTLRYTAAKDVGLIFVAVYQSLLHLSWVDDLLTAVRGLFVKQHGNELKKPETTKVDARGFDQTFDALLRKLDTGSTRRRQSEHDSESQVELTPPSSSASVTNEAAGDNSPPLPVPQFRKPATPQRKDAVIDDTTSADITPVATPDTSRPSTPLHAPSASHLLAAKSGPRKQSRRARKGINAAAFNSSAPASSGDEGPVKAKSGKDSIKQKRRWDADGMAVEGDDDAVLDYSAAAIPNMEDEKELGIEDVKADQMGSRTGKGQFVLKDLDDEVDAILAEAKQKQQQDTTTKEASGLFGTATSKISGLFANVVGGKQLTKQDLQQPLLQMQNLLLEKNIAREAAERLCQSVEADLLNQKTASFTSIDKTIRESMSKALTRILTPTSSLDLLRNINATTSGSNPRPYVISIVGVNGVGKSTNLSKIAYFLLQNKFRVLVVAADTFRSGAVEQLRVHVRNLSELSRRENVGHVELFEKGYGKDAAEVARQAVTYATNSGKGEMMYDVVLIDTAGRRHNDTRLMSSLTKFGQLANPDKIFMVGEALVGTDSVAQARNFAKEFVDQKGAMRNGGVGMDGFIISKCDTVGDMVGTLVSMVHATGIPVVFLGVGQHYGDLRGLNVDWAVSKLMK; via the exons ATGTATCTTGTGAACAGCTTCTCAACTGCATGTATACGGTCTCAGAGAGATTGCAGCAGTATTAAAACAGCCACGATGCTGGACGCTTTCGAGATCATCACTACATCAGGAATCGTGCTCTGGCGCAAGCACTATGCTCCGGTGTCATCGAACGTGGTCAACAGCTTGATCAACCATGTCTTCATCGAGGAACGACAGAAGCCGGCTGCAGCAGTGGAAGGAGCAACTACAGCGCCGGCATACCGAAAGGATAAATACACCCTGCGATACACCGCTGCCAAGGATGTCGGCCTGATCTTCGTG GCTGTCTACCAGTCTTTGCTGCACTTGTCATGGGTGGATGATCTTTTGACTGCAGTCCGAGGCCTTTTCGTCAAGCAGCACGGCAACGAGCTCAAGAAGCCCGAAACGACCAAGGTAGATGCTCGAGGCTTCGACCAGACGTTCGATGCGCTCCTGCGCAAGCTCGACACCGGAAGCACGAGGCGGAGGCAGAGCGAACACGATTCCGAGTCGCAGGTTGAGTTGACACCGCCATCGAGCTCGGCATCTGTCACAAACGAAGCAGCTGGAGACAATTCTCCGCCTTTGCCAGTGCCACAGTTCAGGAAGCCGGCAACACCCCAACGGAAAGATGCCGTGATCGATGATACTACTAGCGCAGATATAACACCCGTTGCGACGCCGGACACTTCGCGACCTAGCACTCCGTTGCACGCTCCATCTGCCTCGCATCTGCTGGCAGCCAAGTCCGGTCCAAGAAAGCAGTCAAGAAGAGCACGGAAAGGTATCAATGCAGCAGCCTTCAACAGCTCTGCTCCGGCTTCTTCTGGAGATGAGGGCCCCGTGAAGGCAAAGAGCGGGAAGGACAGCATCAAGCAGAAGCGACGATGGGATGCCGACGGTATGGCAGTAGAAGGGGATGATGATGCTGTGCTGGACTACAGTGCTGCAGCGATTCCGAATATGGAAGATGAGAAAGAGCTTGGTATAGAAGACGTCAAGGCAGACCAGATGGGAAGCAGAACCGGCAAAGGACAATTCGTGCTCAAGGACCTGGATGACGAGGTGGATGCAATCCTGGCAGAGGCGAAGCAGAAGCAACAGCAGGACACGACCACGAAAGAGGCATCGGGATTATTTGGTACTGCAACAAGCAAGATCTCTGGTCTTTTTGCGAACGTCGTGGGCGGCAAGCAGCTCACCAAGCAGGACCTCCAGCAGCCGCTACTACAGATGCAGAACCTCCTGCTGGAGAAGAACATCGCACGGGAAGCGGCAGAGCGACTATGCCAATCTGTGGAAGCGGACCTGCTCAATCAAAAGACTGCCTCCTTCACCTCCATCGACAAGACCATCCGCGAGAGCATGTCGAAGGCACTGACCCGCATTCTCACACCAACAAGCAGCCTCGACCTACTGCGAAACATCAATGCCACGACATCAGGCTCGAATCCCAGGCCGTATGTGATCAGCATCGTTGGCGTCAACGGCGTGGGCAAGAGCACGAACCTCAGCAAGATCGCCTACTTCCTCTTGCAAAACAAATTCCGCGTACTAGTCGTGGCAGCCGATACTTTCCGAAGCGGTGCCGTCGAACAACTTCGTGTACACGTACGAAACCTCAGCGAACTCTCCCGCCGTGAAAATGTTGGCCATGTCGAGCTTTTCGAAAAGGGCTATGGCAAAGACGCAGCTGAAGTCGCCCGTCAGGCCGTCACGTACGCCACAAACAGCGGCAAGGGAGAGATGATGTACGATGTGGTGCTCATCGATACGGCAGGGCGCAGACACAACGATACGAGGCTCATGAGCAGTTTGACCAAATTCGGGCAGCTCGCCAACCCAGACAAGATCTTCATGGTTGGCGAGGCACTGGTCGGTACGGACAGTGTGGCTCAAGCTCGTAACTTTGCGAAAGAGTTCGTGGATCAGAAGGGTGCCATGAGAAACGGTGGCGTTGGCATGGATGGGTTCATCATCAGCAAGTGTGACACTGTTGGGGACATGGTCGGCACCTTGGTTAGTATGGTGCATGCTACCG GTATTCCGGTGGTGTTCTTGGGAGTTGGCCAGCATTATGGCGATCTCAGAGGCTTGAACGTCGATTGGGCAGTGTCGAAGCTCATGAAGTAG